The window AAATGGCGAAAAAATGACAATACATGAGTGAGAGTAGTTTGTAGACATTCAGGTTGCGAATGGGAGATTTTGGCTTAAAGAATGCATAGGGATACAACATTTCAGATCAAGACATACAATGATTATCATAGTTGTAAAGGATGGAACCATAGGAACAACACCATAACTTCTTCCTACATTGCAAGAAGATATCTTGATGACATTAGCAGGCACCGGGATTGGAATGTCAAGGAATTTAGAGATCATGTGAGTATAGAGCTAAGAGCTCATGTGACATTACATCAATGTCGAAGAGCTAAGCAAAAGGCGCTCAAAATAATTGATGGAGATCTAAATGCTCAATATAAGGTAATGTGGAACTATTGTAATGAAATTGGGAGGACAAATCCAAATACTTCTATACATATGAAGTTGCTTGAAAATGAGGTTCCTAACAAACCTAATAGATTTCAAAGAATCTATATTTGCTTTGGGGGTTGTAAGGAAGGTTTCAAGAGTGTTTGTAGAAGGATAGTTGGAGTAGATGGTTGTTGGCTTAAGGGTCCAATGTATGGAACTCAATTATTGACATTTATTGGAAATTGATCCTAATAATAATATCTTTCCAATAGCATATGCAGTTGTGGAGAAGGAAAGAATGGAGTCATGGGCTTGGTTTCTGAATTATTTGAAGTGTGACTTAGAGATTGATGATGATTATACTTGGACTTTTATGTCAGATAAACAAAAAGGTTTGATTGAAGCATTTAATGAGGTGTTGCCATTTGTTAGTCACAGATTTTGTGTGAGGAACTTGCATAATAACTTTAAGAGGGCGGGATTTAGTGGTATCTCGTTGAAGAATGCACTTTGGAAAGCCGCAAGGGCATCAACAGAGAAGTGGTTTAATACTTGCATGGTTGAGATTTTTTATTTAGACTCTGAAGTTGCTAATTGGTTCCGAGACAAATTACCAAGTGAATGGTCTAGATCTCACTTTTCTGAAAATGCAAAATCTAATATCCTACTTAATAACATGTGTGAAAATTTTAATGGAATGATCCTCGAAGCTAGAGACAAGCCAATAATCACTCTATTGAAAAATATAAGGTATTTACTTATGGCTAGAATGCAGGCAAATAGAGATAAAGCTGCCAGGTGGGATATTGGTGATATATGTCTTAGGATTAAGGATATATTGCATAAAAATCAAGCGGGTGCTGCGGAATTCATTCCTAGAAAATCTAATGAGTGGAACTACGAAATTATAGGGGCAAGCATACATGATAAGTGGGATGTGGACTTGCTAAACAAAATATGTAGTTGTAGGAAATGGGATCTGACAGGAATTCCTTGCAAGCATGCCATTGCTGCAATTTGGGCTAAAAAGATGAGATTAATTCCTATGTTCATGATTGCTACAAGGTGGAAACATATAGAAGGGTCTATGACTTTGCTATTCTTCCTATGAATGGTCAGCATATGTGGCCTAAGTCCTCCAACGTCCCTCTTTTGCCTCCACAACTAGTAAGAACAAGCACAAAAGGAagaaagcaaaaactaaggagAAAAGAACCAGATGAAATAGGAGCAAGTAGAACTAAAATGAAAAGAAAGCAGAATTCCTTGCTTTGTAGCTTATGTCATAATGCTGGCCACAATAAAAGAACATGCAAATTTAATATTGTTCAGCCAGATTCCCAAGTTGATGAGCCTTTATCTTATGCTCCTGCCTCGTCAACTCGTGCAAAGCTTCCGGTATCAATAACTTACAATTGAATTCTGTTtattaagttattataatatgAACGAGTAATAGTACCATATATTTTGTTTGCAGGTAAGAAGAGGACATGTGGCGCATGAACATATGCAATGTGCTCAAGAATTTGATTCTTAACATGACTGAATTTCTGATATTGCTATTGCTGAAATGGTGATATTTTGCTGTTG of the Nicotiana tabacum cultivar K326 chromosome 7, ASM71507v2, whole genome shotgun sequence genome contains:
- the LOC142162339 gene encoding uncharacterized protein LOC142162339; this translates as MHRDTTFQIKTYNDYHSCKGWNHRNNTITSSYIARRYLDDISRHRDWNVKEFRDHVSIELRAHVTLHQCRRAKQKALKIIDGDLNAQYKVMWNYCNEIGRTNPNTSIHMKLLENEVPNKPNRFQRIYICFGGCKEGFKSVCRRIVGVDAYAVVEKERMESWAWFLNYLKCDLEIDDDYTWTFMSDKQKGLIEAFNEVLPFVSHRFCVRNLHNNFKRAGFSGISLKNALWKAARASTEKWFNTCMVEIFYLDSEVANWFRDKLPSEWSRSHFSENAKSNILLNNMCENFNGMILEARDKPIITLLKNIRYLLMARMQANRDKAARWDIGDICLRIKDILHKNQAGAAEFIPRKSNEWNYEIIGASIHDKWDVDLLNKICSCRKWDLTGIPCKHAIAAIWAKKMRLIPMFMIATRWKHIEGSMTLLFFL